A genome region from Luteimonas galliterrae includes the following:
- a CDS encoding adenylate kinase — MRLVLLGAPGSGKGTQAAKLKQHLQVPHISTGDLLRAEVAAGTPLGLEAKVIMARGDLVSDEILLGMLEDRFSRPDTANGFILDGYPRNLAQAAALDKLLQRIGQPMDFALQLDVDNELLIDRIAGRAKAEGRDDDNPESVRKRLQVYDQQTAPVIEFYRQHGQLTVVDGVGSMDEVFNRIIEAIAPATEVG, encoded by the coding sequence ATGCGACTGGTACTCCTCGGCGCGCCCGGTTCCGGCAAGGGCACGCAGGCGGCTAAGCTGAAACAGCACCTGCAGGTGCCGCACATTTCCACCGGCGACCTGCTGCGTGCGGAAGTGGCCGCGGGCACGCCCCTGGGCCTGGAGGCCAAGGTCATCATGGCGCGCGGCGACCTGGTGTCCGACGAGATCCTGCTGGGCATGCTGGAGGACCGTTTCTCGCGTCCGGACACGGCCAACGGCTTCATCCTGGACGGCTATCCGCGCAACCTGGCCCAGGCCGCGGCGCTGGACAAGCTGCTGCAGCGCATCGGCCAGCCGATGGATTTCGCGTTGCAACTGGACGTGGACAACGAGCTGCTGATCGACCGCATCGCCGGCCGCGCCAAGGCCGAAGGCCGCGACGACGACAATCCCGAATCGGTGCGCAAGCGCCTGCAGGTGTACGACCAGCAGACCGCGCCGGTGATCGAGTTCTATCGCCAGCATGGGCAGCTGACCGTGGTCGACGGCGTGGGTTCGATGGACGAGGTGTTCAACCGGATCATCGAGGCGATCGCGCCTGCGACCGAGGTCGGTTGA
- the mpl gene encoding UDP-N-acetylmuramate:L-alanyl-gamma-D-glutamyl-meso-diaminopimelate ligase, with translation MKLHILGIAGTFMGGVAALARELGHEVEGSDQAIYPPMSTQLENLGIALKQGYTPDNISRDCDEIVIGNALSRGNDAVEYVLDEGLRYTSGAEWLRERVLPGRETIAVAGTHGKTTTTTILAYLLQAAGREPGFLIGGVAEDFGVSARIGTGREFVVEADEYDTAFFDKRSKFVHYRPTVAILNNLEFDHADIFPDVAAIQRQFHHLVRTVPARGKLIVNGEDEKIAEVLAMGCWTPVDTFGLGDGFDWSARLVKGDGSEFGVIHRGAQIGVVRWPLVGRHNVMNGLAALAACHAVGVDVASVVAALADFRSVKRRLEVLGEIGGITVYDDFAHHPTAIATTLAGLRARVGGARIVVAMEPRSNSMRLGAHADALAPSLDGADAVVFLHRPELAWDAGKVVAAMRGDARTAADVDALIAMLRELATRGDHVVFMSNGGFDGAPRRFLDALKARAELP, from the coding sequence TTGAAGCTACACATCCTGGGAATCGCCGGCACCTTCATGGGCGGCGTCGCGGCCTTGGCGCGCGAACTGGGCCACGAAGTCGAAGGCAGCGACCAGGCGATCTATCCGCCGATGTCGACGCAGCTCGAAAACCTCGGCATCGCCCTCAAGCAAGGCTATACGCCGGACAACATCTCGCGCGACTGCGACGAGATCGTGATCGGCAACGCCTTGTCGCGCGGCAACGATGCGGTCGAGTACGTGCTGGACGAGGGCCTGCGCTACACCTCCGGCGCGGAATGGCTGCGCGAGCGCGTGCTGCCGGGTCGCGAGACGATCGCCGTGGCCGGGACGCACGGCAAGACGACCACGACCACCATCCTCGCATACCTGCTGCAGGCCGCTGGGCGCGAGCCCGGCTTCCTGATCGGCGGCGTGGCCGAGGATTTCGGCGTGTCCGCGCGCATCGGAACGGGCCGCGAGTTCGTGGTCGAAGCCGACGAATACGACACCGCCTTCTTCGACAAGCGCAGCAAGTTCGTGCATTACCGGCCGACGGTGGCGATCCTCAACAACCTGGAGTTCGACCACGCCGACATCTTTCCGGACGTGGCGGCGATCCAGCGCCAGTTCCATCATCTCGTCCGCACGGTGCCCGCGCGCGGAAAGCTGATCGTCAATGGCGAAGACGAGAAGATCGCCGAAGTATTGGCGATGGGCTGCTGGACGCCGGTGGACACCTTCGGATTGGGCGACGGTTTCGATTGGAGCGCGCGCCTGGTCAAGGGCGACGGCAGCGAGTTCGGGGTCATCCATCGCGGCGCGCAGATCGGCGTCGTGCGCTGGCCGCTGGTCGGGCGCCACAACGTGATGAACGGGCTCGCGGCGCTGGCGGCTTGCCATGCGGTCGGCGTCGATGTCGCCTCGGTGGTCGCCGCATTGGCCGATTTCCGCAGCGTGAAGCGCCGGCTGGAAGTGTTGGGCGAAATCGGCGGCATCACCGTCTACGACGATTTCGCGCATCACCCGACGGCGATCGCGACTACGCTCGCAGGCCTGCGCGCCCGGGTGGGTGGTGCGCGCATCGTGGTGGCGATGGAGCCGCGCAGCAATTCTATGCGGCTGGGCGCGCATGCCGATGCGCTTGCGCCGTCGCTGGACGGGGCCGATGCGGTGGTGTTCCTGCACCGCCCGGAATTGGCTTGGGACGCCGGCAAAGTGGTCGCGGCGATGCGAGGCGATGCGCGCACTGCGGCCGATGTGGATGCGCTGATCGCAATGCTGCGCGAACTGGCGACGCGCGGCGACCATGTCGTATTCATGTCCAACGGCGGCTTCGACGGCGCGCCGCGCAGGTTTCTCGATGCGCTGAAAGCGCGGGCTGAATTGCCATAG